The following are encoded in a window of Vigna unguiculata cultivar IT97K-499-35 chromosome 8, ASM411807v1, whole genome shotgun sequence genomic DNA:
- the LOC114193252 gene encoding protein REVERSION-TO-ETHYLENE SENSITIVITY1-like, whose product MELNTSYDIELSQIEERTQHELWPLDQIDPTNAKFPCCLVWNPFPVVSWLAPFFGHVGICREDGVIIDFSGSHEVHVDDFAFGSVARYLQLDREQCCFPPNLSAHKCKQRYRHVDYGTAITWDDALQASLRDYETKTHNIFTCNCHSFVANCLNRVCYDGSMDWNIVNVAALIMLKGHWVGFWAIVRSFMPFCMVAFLGVVMIGWPFLLGLLSVSLLLLLWFVVGTYLVGNLSHC is encoded by the exons ATGGAGTTAAATACAAGTTATGACATTGAACTTTCACAAATTGAAGAAAGGACACAGCATGAGTTGTGGCCTCTAGATCAAATTGATCCAACCAATGCAAAGTTTCCATGTTGTTTGGTTTGGAATCCATTTCCTGTGGTCTCATGGTTGGCTCCCTTCTTTGGTCATGTTGGCATTTGTAGGGAGGATGGAGTTATTATAGATTTTTCAGGATCACATGAAGTGCATGTCGATGATTTTGCGTTTGGTTCGGTGGCAAGATACTTGCAACTCGACCGTGAACAG TGTTGCTTCCCTCCTAACCTATCTGCACACAAATGCAAGCAACGTTATCGACATGTTGATTATGGCACTGCAATCACATGGGATGATGCATTACAAGCTAGTCTGCGGGATTACGAGACCAAAACTCACAACATTTTCACTTGCAACTGCCACTCATTTGTGGCCAACTGTCTGAATCGCGTTTGTTACGACGGATCAATGGACTGGAACATTGTGAATGTAGCAGCTTTGATTATGTTGAAGGGGCACTGGGTTGGTTTCTGGGCAATTGTAAGATCTTTCATGCCTTTTTGTATGGTTGCTTTCTTAGGAGTTGTGATGATTGGATGGCCCTTCTTACTTGGACTACTATCAGTGTCTCTACTTTTGCTGTTGTGGTTTGTGGTGGGGACTTACCTTGTTGGAAACCTATCACATTGCTag
- the LOC114193413 gene encoding uncharacterized protein LOC114193413 isoform X2: MADKPSRSLVLFGDGFARFVDSSHTHLHSLASLSSCGLLSLPNSPPSESGDERAVREFAVLLDACHTYSNMGKISGGDSQEDPPKQTLSDRFMGMKASILTNNSSLKSFSAKLGFNVLQLNELLGGRSAEVVALELLKLLGLEEGKVLDNDHYDLVFFHVGAGEQEAVAADVGYMDALVGGIMSQAQPGSDIGSRLHLSVVMSYGNVLEGDDSKFPVSKMVDEKNPHLSVLYPLQSYGMKGGIPRKDVRSHSPILIAQWQYAVTRKDNAERFSFEDFIERGGNLTIPADRFLHEIAFKLWKAPKYGA, from the exons ATGGCAGACAAGCCAAGTCGATCCCTGGTCTTATTCGGCGATGGCTTTGCTCGTTTCGTCGATTCATCGCACACCCACCTTCACTCTCTCGCTTCTCTATCTTCATGCGGTCTCTTGAGTCTCCCCAATTCTCCACCCTCAG AAAGCGGGGATGAGAGGGCAGTTAGAGAATTTGCAGTGCTGCTGGATGCATGTCATACTTATTCTAATATG GGGAAAATCAGTGGTGGTGATAGCCAAGAGGATCCACCAAAACAAACCTTGTCTGATAG GTTTATGGGAATGAAAGCTTCTATTTTGACCAACAATTCAAGCTTGAAATCTTTTAGTGCCAAACTTGGATTTAATGTTCTTCAATTGAACGAGTTACTGGGAGGTCGTTCTGCTGAGGTTGTGGCCCTTGAGCTGCTCAAGTTGCTTGGCCTTGAAGAAGGGAAGGTGCTGGACAATGACCATTATGATCTTGTTTTCTTTCACGTTGGAGCTGGTGAACAGGAAGCGGTTGCTGCTGATGTGGGGTATATGGATGCTTTGGTTGGAGGCATAATGAGTCAAGCACAGCCCGGATCTGACATCGGTTCACGTCTGCATTTGTCCGTTGTCATGAGCTATGGCAATGTCTTGGAGGGTGACGATTCTAAGTTTCCTGTTTCAAAAATGGTTGATGAGAAGAACCCTCATCTTTCAGTGCTTTATCCTCTACAAAGTTACGGTATGAAAGGAGGGATTCCTCGAAAGGATGTAAG GTCACATTCTCCCATATTAATTGCCCAATGGCAATATGCTGTGACTCGCAAGGATAATGCAGAGAGATTTTCTTTTGAAGATTTTATAGAG CGTGGTGGAAATCTTACAATACCGGCAGATAGGTTCTTGCATGAGATAGCCTTTAAGCTTTGGAAAGCTCCCAAGTATGGAGcttga
- the LOC114193413 gene encoding uncharacterized protein LOC114193413 isoform X4, with protein MRSLESPQFSTLSFQKAGMRGQLENLQCCWMHVILILIWFMGMKASILTNNSSLKSFSAKLGFNVLQLNELLGGRSAEVVALELLKLLGLEEGKVLDNDHYDLVFFHVGAGEQEAVAADVGYMDALVGGIMSQAQPGSDIGSRLHLSVVMSYGNVLEGDDSKFPVSKMVDEKNPHLSVLYPLQSYGMKGGIPRKDVRSHSPILIAQWQYAVTRKDNAERFSFEDFIERGGNLTIPADRFLHEIAFKLWKAPKYGA; from the exons ATGCGGTCTCTTGAGTCTCCCCAATTCTCCACCCTCAG TTTTCAGAAAGCGGGGATGAGAGGGCAGTTAGAGAATTTGCAGTGCTGCTGGATGCATGTCATACTTATTCTAATATG GTTTATGGGAATGAAAGCTTCTATTTTGACCAACAATTCAAGCTTGAAATCTTTTAGTGCCAAACTTGGATTTAATGTTCTTCAATTGAACGAGTTACTGGGAGGTCGTTCTGCTGAGGTTGTGGCCCTTGAGCTGCTCAAGTTGCTTGGCCTTGAAGAAGGGAAGGTGCTGGACAATGACCATTATGATCTTGTTTTCTTTCACGTTGGAGCTGGTGAACAGGAAGCGGTTGCTGCTGATGTGGGGTATATGGATGCTTTGGTTGGAGGCATAATGAGTCAAGCACAGCCCGGATCTGACATCGGTTCACGTCTGCATTTGTCCGTTGTCATGAGCTATGGCAATGTCTTGGAGGGTGACGATTCTAAGTTTCCTGTTTCAAAAATGGTTGATGAGAAGAACCCTCATCTTTCAGTGCTTTATCCTCTACAAAGTTACGGTATGAAAGGAGGGATTCCTCGAAAGGATGTAAG GTCACATTCTCCCATATTAATTGCCCAATGGCAATATGCTGTGACTCGCAAGGATAATGCAGAGAGATTTTCTTTTGAAGATTTTATAGAG CGTGGTGGAAATCTTACAATACCGGCAGATAGGTTCTTGCATGAGATAGCCTTTAAGCTTTGGAAAGCTCCCAAGTATGGAGcttga
- the LOC114193413 gene encoding uncharacterized protein LOC114193413 isoform X3 has product MRSLESPQFSTLRFPYSQSTTSTCFFQKAGMRGQLENLQCCWMHVILILIWFMGMKASILTNNSSLKSFSAKLGFNVLQLNELLGGRSAEVVALELLKLLGLEEGKVLDNDHYDLVFFHVGAGEQEAVAADVGYMDALVGGIMSQAQPGSDIGSRLHLSVVMSYGNVLEGDDSKFPVSKMVDEKNPHLSVLYPLQSYGMKGGIPRKDVRSHSPILIAQWQYAVTRKDNAERFSFEDFIERGGNLTIPADRFLHEIAFKLWKAPKYGA; this is encoded by the exons ATGCGGTCTCTTGAGTCTCCCCAATTCTCCACCCTCAGGTTCCCTTATTCTCAATCCACAACCTCCACCTGTTT TTTTCAGAAAGCGGGGATGAGAGGGCAGTTAGAGAATTTGCAGTGCTGCTGGATGCATGTCATACTTATTCTAATATG GTTTATGGGAATGAAAGCTTCTATTTTGACCAACAATTCAAGCTTGAAATCTTTTAGTGCCAAACTTGGATTTAATGTTCTTCAATTGAACGAGTTACTGGGAGGTCGTTCTGCTGAGGTTGTGGCCCTTGAGCTGCTCAAGTTGCTTGGCCTTGAAGAAGGGAAGGTGCTGGACAATGACCATTATGATCTTGTTTTCTTTCACGTTGGAGCTGGTGAACAGGAAGCGGTTGCTGCTGATGTGGGGTATATGGATGCTTTGGTTGGAGGCATAATGAGTCAAGCACAGCCCGGATCTGACATCGGTTCACGTCTGCATTTGTCCGTTGTCATGAGCTATGGCAATGTCTTGGAGGGTGACGATTCTAAGTTTCCTGTTTCAAAAATGGTTGATGAGAAGAACCCTCATCTTTCAGTGCTTTATCCTCTACAAAGTTACGGTATGAAAGGAGGGATTCCTCGAAAGGATGTAAG GTCACATTCTCCCATATTAATTGCCCAATGGCAATATGCTGTGACTCGCAAGGATAATGCAGAGAGATTTTCTTTTGAAGATTTTATAGAG CGTGGTGGAAATCTTACAATACCGGCAGATAGGTTCTTGCATGAGATAGCCTTTAAGCTTTGGAAAGCTCCCAAGTATGGAGcttga
- the LOC114193413 gene encoding uncharacterized protein LOC114193413 isoform X1, translated as MADKPSRSLVLFGDGFARFVDSSHTHLHSLASLSSCGLLSLPNSPPSESGDERAVREFAVLLDACHTYSNMKGKISGGDSQEDPPKQTLSDRFMGMKASILTNNSSLKSFSAKLGFNVLQLNELLGGRSAEVVALELLKLLGLEEGKVLDNDHYDLVFFHVGAGEQEAVAADVGYMDALVGGIMSQAQPGSDIGSRLHLSVVMSYGNVLEGDDSKFPVSKMVDEKNPHLSVLYPLQSYGMKGGIPRKDVRSHSPILIAQWQYAVTRKDNAERFSFEDFIERGGNLTIPADRFLHEIAFKLWKAPKYGA; from the exons ATGGCAGACAAGCCAAGTCGATCCCTGGTCTTATTCGGCGATGGCTTTGCTCGTTTCGTCGATTCATCGCACACCCACCTTCACTCTCTCGCTTCTCTATCTTCATGCGGTCTCTTGAGTCTCCCCAATTCTCCACCCTCAG AAAGCGGGGATGAGAGGGCAGTTAGAGAATTTGCAGTGCTGCTGGATGCATGTCATACTTATTCTAATATG AAGGGGAAAATCAGTGGTGGTGATAGCCAAGAGGATCCACCAAAACAAACCTTGTCTGATAG GTTTATGGGAATGAAAGCTTCTATTTTGACCAACAATTCAAGCTTGAAATCTTTTAGTGCCAAACTTGGATTTAATGTTCTTCAATTGAACGAGTTACTGGGAGGTCGTTCTGCTGAGGTTGTGGCCCTTGAGCTGCTCAAGTTGCTTGGCCTTGAAGAAGGGAAGGTGCTGGACAATGACCATTATGATCTTGTTTTCTTTCACGTTGGAGCTGGTGAACAGGAAGCGGTTGCTGCTGATGTGGGGTATATGGATGCTTTGGTTGGAGGCATAATGAGTCAAGCACAGCCCGGATCTGACATCGGTTCACGTCTGCATTTGTCCGTTGTCATGAGCTATGGCAATGTCTTGGAGGGTGACGATTCTAAGTTTCCTGTTTCAAAAATGGTTGATGAGAAGAACCCTCATCTTTCAGTGCTTTATCCTCTACAAAGTTACGGTATGAAAGGAGGGATTCCTCGAAAGGATGTAAG GTCACATTCTCCCATATTAATTGCCCAATGGCAATATGCTGTGACTCGCAAGGATAATGCAGAGAGATTTTCTTTTGAAGATTTTATAGAG CGTGGTGGAAATCTTACAATACCGGCAGATAGGTTCTTGCATGAGATAGCCTTTAAGCTTTGGAAAGCTCCCAAGTATGGAGcttga